One Metopolophium dirhodum isolate CAU unplaced genomic scaffold, ASM1992520v1 scaffold1, whole genome shotgun sequence DNA segment encodes these proteins:
- the LOC132953203 gene encoding proteoglycan 4-like has translation MTGQQQEKWQQVAELIQRLGLVSGGQDEPRTAAQVARMTTRQLLQDPVRAAIYNRGWADRTMDIQRRLRPHRPPSTSTPGSRTPSLTRPPPPATTPAPVTPAEPAPVPRQTGVLPGPTGKVRTEAQQARNRRKFQQLKEKRKARESEASQQRRLAKQPAPTSDPEAAGTPPANPTPMEVDKPASKDGKSEEPGQPTSQESPDQSEATVDITEADWLVAFEGMPELDDTHSFYTPVGSP, from the coding sequence ATGACCGGCCAACAGCAGGAGAAGTGGCAGCAGGTGGCCGAGTTAATCCAACGGCTGGGGCTGGTATCCGGTGGCCAGGATGAGCCGCGAACAGCCGCCCAGGTCGCGAGGATGACTACCCGCCAACTCCTGCAGGATCCAGTGCGGGCGGCCATCTACAACCGGGGCTGGGCGGACCGTACGATGGACATCCAGCGGAGGTTGCGGCCACACCGACCACCATCAACATCAACACCCGGCAGCCGCACACCGTCCCTGACAAGGCCACCACCCCCAGCAACGACACCTGCCCCCGTAACACCTGCGGAGCCGGCACCGGTACCCAGGCAAACGGGGGTACTCCCCGGCCCAACGGGAAAGGTGAGGACGGAGGCGCAGCAGGCACGGAACCGCCGGAAATTCCAGCAGCTAAAGGAAAAGAGGAAAGCCAGGGAAAGCGAGGCAAGCCAACAACGTCGGCTTGCCAAGCAACCCGCGCCAACCTCAGACCCGGAAGCAGCCGGCACGCCTCCGGCCAACCCAACACCGATGGAGGTGGACAAACCGGCATCCAAGGACGGCAAGTCCGAGGAGCCGGGACAGCCCACCAGCCAGGAGTCACCAGACCAATCAGAGGCCACGGTGGACATAACCGAGGCAGATTGGCTGGTGGCGTTCGAGGGGATGCCGGAGTTAGACGACACACACTCGTTCTACACTCCGGTAGGGTCCCCTTAA